In Oryza brachyantha chromosome 1, ObraRS2, whole genome shotgun sequence, the following are encoded in one genomic region:
- the LOC102703440 gene encoding malonate--CoA ligase isoform X3: protein MMLPYNTRQNTSTLMEVVQEVLKHGSTHGVRAAIRSDQKSYNLVQLIASALDVYNILRNKKTTQNGSKGSSAEGINGTGFLCGARIGIVAKPSPEFVAGIFGTWLSGGVAVPLALSYPEAELLHVMNDSDISMILSTKEHQDIMESISTKCSAHCSLLPAVTSVPVDCQEPSSNEVTSSISSLMAEIDSSKDIRGDDPALILYTSGTTGKPKGVVHTHKGIVSQVQILSEAWGYQSEDQFLHCLPLHHVHGLFNALFAPLYSGSVVEFMPKFSVRGVWQRWLESYPDDGSKNNEAITVFTGVPTMYTRLLQGYDSMDPEQQSASSFAAKQLRLMMCGSSALPSPLMKRWEEVTGHRLLERYGMTEFVMALSNPLHGERKEGTVGKPLPRVEAKIIMEDGTETTSEVGELCIRSPSLFKEYWRKPEVTAESFIDGGFFKTGDTVTVDDEGYFIILGRTNADIMKVGGYKLSALEIESVLLQHETVLECAVLGLPDEAYGEIICAIVVPKDDAKKRAELDSKPALTLEALTSWSKDKLAPYKIPTRLYLWDSLPRNAMGKVNKKELKKLLGV from the exons ATGATGCTAC CTTACAACACCAGACAAAATACTAGCACGCTCATGGAGGTTGTTCAAGAAGTCCTTAAACATGGTTCGACACATGGTGTCCGTGCAGCCATCAGATCTGATCAAAAGAGTTATAACCTTGTACAGCTCATTGCATCTGCACTGGATGTCTACAATATTCTTCGCAACAAAAAA ACGACACAGAATGGAAGTAAAGGTTCATCCGCCGAAGGCATTAATGGAACTGGATTCCTTTGTGGAGCTCGTATCGGCATAGTGGCTAAACCTTCTCCTGAATTTGTCGCTGGGATATTTGGAACCTGGCTTTCTGGTGGAGTCGCAGTACCACTTGCACTTAGCTATCCTGAAGCTGAACTCCTGCATGTTATGAATGATTCG GACATTTCAATGATTCTAAGCACCAAGGAGCATCAAGACATAATGGAGAGCATCTCTACCAAATGTTCTGCTCACTGTTCTCTTCTTCCAGCTGTGACAAGTGTACCTGTCGATTGTCAAGAACCATCAAGTAATGAAGTGACCTCATCTATTTCTAGCTTAATGGCTGAGATTGACAGTTCAAAGGACATTAGAG GAGATGATCCTGCTCTCATCCTTTACACAAGTGGGACAACTGGTAAACCAAAAGGAGTGGTCCACACTCATAAGGGGATAGTCTCTCAG GTTCAAATTCTGTCAGAGGCATGGGGATATCAAAGTGAAGATCAATTTCTGCACTGTCTCCCGTTACACC ATGTTCATGGCCTGTTCAATGCCCTATTTGCACCCCTCTATTCTGGATCAGTG GTTGAGTTCATGCCGAAATTTAGTGTGAGGGGAGTCTGGCAGAGGTGGCTTGAGTCATATCCTGATGATGGCAGTAAAAATAATGAAGCAATTACAGTATTTACTGGG GTTCCAACAATGTACACAAGGTTATTGCAAGGGTATGATAGCATGGATCCTGAACAACAGTCTGCCTCTTCCTTCGCTGCCAAGCAATTGAGGCTAATG ATGTGTGGATCATCAGCCCTTCCTTCCCCACTTATGAAACGGTGGGAGGAAGTGACAGGCCACCGTCTTTTGGAACGCTATGGCATGACTGAG TTTGTCATGGCATTGTCTAATCCATTGCATGGTGAACGTAAAGAAGGTACAGTTGGCAAGCCGCTTCCACGTGTTGAG GCCAAGATCATCATGGAGGATGGGACTGAAACTACATCTGAAGTTGGTGAGCTCTGTATTAGAAGTCCATCCCTTTTCAAGGAATACTGGAGAAAACCGGAG GTTACTGCAGAATCATTTATTGATGGTGGGTTCTTCAAGACTGGTGATACAGTAACTGTAGACGATGAAggatatttcataattttaggGC GCACAAATGCTGACATCATGAAAGTTGGTGGTTATAAGCTGTCTGCATTAGAAATTGAGTCAGTGCTGTTACAG CATGAAACTGTCCTGGAATGCGCTGTTCTTGGCTTGCCTGATGAAGCTTATGGAGAGATTATCTGTGCAATAGTTGTGCCTAAGGATGACGCAAAGAAAAGAGCTGAACTGGACTCAAAGCCTGCATTGACCTTGGAAGCATTGACAAGTTGGTCAAAAGATAAGCTTGCTCCATACAAG ATTCCAACAAGGTTGTACTTATGGGATTCGCTTCCTCGGAATGCCATGGGAAAG GTCAACAAGAAGGAGCTGAAGAAACTATTAGGAGTTTAA
- the LOC102703440 gene encoding malonate--CoA ligase isoform X2: MVRHMVSVQPSDLIKRVITLYSSLHLHWMSTIFFATKNFLLKCTCQPTRAYKLARNLNLVGWSHPPSHQETTQNGSKGSSAEGINGTGFLCGARIGIVAKPSPEFVAGIFGTWLSGGVAVPLALSYPEAELLHVMNDSDISMILSTKEHQDIMESISTKCSAHCSLLPAVTSVPVDCQEPSSNEVTSSISSLMAEIDSSKDIRGDDPALILYTSGTTGKPKGVVHTHKGIVSQVQILSEAWGYQSEDQFLHCLPLHHVHGLFNALFAPLYSGSVVEFMPKFSVRGVWQRWLESYPDDGSKNNEAITVFTGVPTMYTRLLQGYDSMDPEQQSASSFAAKQLRLMMCGSSALPSPLMKRWEEVTGHRLLERYGMTEFVMALSNPLHGERKEGTVGKPLPRVEAKIIMEDGTETTSEVGELCIRSPSLFKEYWRKPEVTAESFIDGGFFKTGDTVTVDDEGYFIILGRTNADIMKVGGYKLSALEIESVLLQHETVLECAVLGLPDEAYGEIICAIVVPKDDAKKRAELDSKPALTLEALTSWSKDKLAPYKIPTRLYLWDSLPRNAMGKVNKKELKKLLGV; encoded by the exons ATGGTTCGACACATGGTGTCCGTGCAGCCATCAGATCTGATCAAAAGAGTTATAACCTTGTACAGCTCATTGCATCTGCACTGGATGTCTACAATATTCTTCGCAACAAAAAA TTTTCTACTGAAGTGCACCTGCCAACCCACACGTGCATATAAACTGGCACGAAATTTGAATCTTGTTGGCTGGAGTCATCCACCATCCCACCAAGAG ACGACACAGAATGGAAGTAAAGGTTCATCCGCCGAAGGCATTAATGGAACTGGATTCCTTTGTGGAGCTCGTATCGGCATAGTGGCTAAACCTTCTCCTGAATTTGTCGCTGGGATATTTGGAACCTGGCTTTCTGGTGGAGTCGCAGTACCACTTGCACTTAGCTATCCTGAAGCTGAACTCCTGCATGTTATGAATGATTCG GACATTTCAATGATTCTAAGCACCAAGGAGCATCAAGACATAATGGAGAGCATCTCTACCAAATGTTCTGCTCACTGTTCTCTTCTTCCAGCTGTGACAAGTGTACCTGTCGATTGTCAAGAACCATCAAGTAATGAAGTGACCTCATCTATTTCTAGCTTAATGGCTGAGATTGACAGTTCAAAGGACATTAGAG GAGATGATCCTGCTCTCATCCTTTACACAAGTGGGACAACTGGTAAACCAAAAGGAGTGGTCCACACTCATAAGGGGATAGTCTCTCAG GTTCAAATTCTGTCAGAGGCATGGGGATATCAAAGTGAAGATCAATTTCTGCACTGTCTCCCGTTACACC ATGTTCATGGCCTGTTCAATGCCCTATTTGCACCCCTCTATTCTGGATCAGTG GTTGAGTTCATGCCGAAATTTAGTGTGAGGGGAGTCTGGCAGAGGTGGCTTGAGTCATATCCTGATGATGGCAGTAAAAATAATGAAGCAATTACAGTATTTACTGGG GTTCCAACAATGTACACAAGGTTATTGCAAGGGTATGATAGCATGGATCCTGAACAACAGTCTGCCTCTTCCTTCGCTGCCAAGCAATTGAGGCTAATG ATGTGTGGATCATCAGCCCTTCCTTCCCCACTTATGAAACGGTGGGAGGAAGTGACAGGCCACCGTCTTTTGGAACGCTATGGCATGACTGAG TTTGTCATGGCATTGTCTAATCCATTGCATGGTGAACGTAAAGAAGGTACAGTTGGCAAGCCGCTTCCACGTGTTGAG GCCAAGATCATCATGGAGGATGGGACTGAAACTACATCTGAAGTTGGTGAGCTCTGTATTAGAAGTCCATCCCTTTTCAAGGAATACTGGAGAAAACCGGAG GTTACTGCAGAATCATTTATTGATGGTGGGTTCTTCAAGACTGGTGATACAGTAACTGTAGACGATGAAggatatttcataattttaggGC GCACAAATGCTGACATCATGAAAGTTGGTGGTTATAAGCTGTCTGCATTAGAAATTGAGTCAGTGCTGTTACAG CATGAAACTGTCCTGGAATGCGCTGTTCTTGGCTTGCCTGATGAAGCTTATGGAGAGATTATCTGTGCAATAGTTGTGCCTAAGGATGACGCAAAGAAAAGAGCTGAACTGGACTCAAAGCCTGCATTGACCTTGGAAGCATTGACAAGTTGGTCAAAAGATAAGCTTGCTCCATACAAG ATTCCAACAAGGTTGTACTTATGGGATTCGCTTCCTCGGAATGCCATGGGAAAG GTCAACAAGAAGGAGCTGAAGAAACTATTAGGAGTTTAA
- the LOC102703440 gene encoding malonate--CoA ligase isoform X1: MPTQAGARGAVARLMTPLNYPAGHASSPHLLPHLLPSSYSLLSRLRRHFSSSSSSSSSSSAYNTRQNTSTLMEVVQEVLKHGSTHGVRAAIRSDQKSYNLVQLIASALDVYNILRNKKTTQNGSKGSSAEGINGTGFLCGARIGIVAKPSPEFVAGIFGTWLSGGVAVPLALSYPEAELLHVMNDSDISMILSTKEHQDIMESISTKCSAHCSLLPAVTSVPVDCQEPSSNEVTSSISSLMAEIDSSKDIRGDDPALILYTSGTTGKPKGVVHTHKGIVSQVQILSEAWGYQSEDQFLHCLPLHHVHGLFNALFAPLYSGSVVEFMPKFSVRGVWQRWLESYPDDGSKNNEAITVFTGVPTMYTRLLQGYDSMDPEQQSASSFAAKQLRLMMCGSSALPSPLMKRWEEVTGHRLLERYGMTEFVMALSNPLHGERKEGTVGKPLPRVEAKIIMEDGTETTSEVGELCIRSPSLFKEYWRKPEVTAESFIDGGFFKTGDTVTVDDEGYFIILGRTNADIMKVGGYKLSALEIESVLLQHETVLECAVLGLPDEAYGEIICAIVVPKDDAKKRAELDSKPALTLEALTSWSKDKLAPYKIPTRLYLWDSLPRNAMGKVNKKELKKLLGV, from the exons ATGCCCAcacaggcgggggcgcgcgggGCGGTTGCGCGCTTGATGACGCCATTGAATTACCCCGCGGGCCacgcctcctccccccaccTGCTGCCgcacctcctcccctcctcttattccctcctctctcgcctCCGACGCcacttctcctcctcctcctcctcctcctcgtcgtcgtcag CTTACAACACCAGACAAAATACTAGCACGCTCATGGAGGTTGTTCAAGAAGTCCTTAAACATGGTTCGACACATGGTGTCCGTGCAGCCATCAGATCTGATCAAAAGAGTTATAACCTTGTACAGCTCATTGCATCTGCACTGGATGTCTACAATATTCTTCGCAACAAAAAA ACGACACAGAATGGAAGTAAAGGTTCATCCGCCGAAGGCATTAATGGAACTGGATTCCTTTGTGGAGCTCGTATCGGCATAGTGGCTAAACCTTCTCCTGAATTTGTCGCTGGGATATTTGGAACCTGGCTTTCTGGTGGAGTCGCAGTACCACTTGCACTTAGCTATCCTGAAGCTGAACTCCTGCATGTTATGAATGATTCG GACATTTCAATGATTCTAAGCACCAAGGAGCATCAAGACATAATGGAGAGCATCTCTACCAAATGTTCTGCTCACTGTTCTCTTCTTCCAGCTGTGACAAGTGTACCTGTCGATTGTCAAGAACCATCAAGTAATGAAGTGACCTCATCTATTTCTAGCTTAATGGCTGAGATTGACAGTTCAAAGGACATTAGAG GAGATGATCCTGCTCTCATCCTTTACACAAGTGGGACAACTGGTAAACCAAAAGGAGTGGTCCACACTCATAAGGGGATAGTCTCTCAG GTTCAAATTCTGTCAGAGGCATGGGGATATCAAAGTGAAGATCAATTTCTGCACTGTCTCCCGTTACACC ATGTTCATGGCCTGTTCAATGCCCTATTTGCACCCCTCTATTCTGGATCAGTG GTTGAGTTCATGCCGAAATTTAGTGTGAGGGGAGTCTGGCAGAGGTGGCTTGAGTCATATCCTGATGATGGCAGTAAAAATAATGAAGCAATTACAGTATTTACTGGG GTTCCAACAATGTACACAAGGTTATTGCAAGGGTATGATAGCATGGATCCTGAACAACAGTCTGCCTCTTCCTTCGCTGCCAAGCAATTGAGGCTAATG ATGTGTGGATCATCAGCCCTTCCTTCCCCACTTATGAAACGGTGGGAGGAAGTGACAGGCCACCGTCTTTTGGAACGCTATGGCATGACTGAG TTTGTCATGGCATTGTCTAATCCATTGCATGGTGAACGTAAAGAAGGTACAGTTGGCAAGCCGCTTCCACGTGTTGAG GCCAAGATCATCATGGAGGATGGGACTGAAACTACATCTGAAGTTGGTGAGCTCTGTATTAGAAGTCCATCCCTTTTCAAGGAATACTGGAGAAAACCGGAG GTTACTGCAGAATCATTTATTGATGGTGGGTTCTTCAAGACTGGTGATACAGTAACTGTAGACGATGAAggatatttcataattttaggGC GCACAAATGCTGACATCATGAAAGTTGGTGGTTATAAGCTGTCTGCATTAGAAATTGAGTCAGTGCTGTTACAG CATGAAACTGTCCTGGAATGCGCTGTTCTTGGCTTGCCTGATGAAGCTTATGGAGAGATTATCTGTGCAATAGTTGTGCCTAAGGATGACGCAAAGAAAAGAGCTGAACTGGACTCAAAGCCTGCATTGACCTTGGAAGCATTGACAAGTTGGTCAAAAGATAAGCTTGCTCCATACAAG ATTCCAACAAGGTTGTACTTATGGGATTCGCTTCCTCGGAATGCCATGGGAAAG GTCAACAAGAAGGAGCTGAAGAAACTATTAGGAGTTTAA